One Myotis daubentonii chromosome 12, mMyoDau2.1, whole genome shotgun sequence genomic region harbors:
- the LOC132213126 gene encoding ADP-ribosylation factor-like protein 2-binding protein, with protein MDDESQLLQRNFMDKYYQEFEDTEENKLIYTPIFNEYISLVEKYIEEQLLERIPGFNMAAFTTTFQHHKDEVAGDIFDMLLTFTDFLAFKEMFLDYRAEKEGRGLD; from the coding sequence ATGGATGACGAGTCCCAGTTATTACAGAGAAATTTCATGGACAAGTACTACCAGGAATTTGAAGACACAGAAGAGAATAAACTCATCTACACACCTATTTTTAACGAATATATTTCTTTAGTGGAAAAGTACATTGAAGAACAGCTACTGGAGCGGATTCCTGGCTTTAACATGGCGGCCTTCACGACAACCTTCCAGCACCACAAAGATGAGGTGGCCGGTGACATATTCGACATGCTGCTCACGTTTACCGATTTTCTggcttttaaagaaatgtttttggaCTACAGAGCAGAAAAAGAAGGCCGGGGACTGGACTGA